CGCTATCATGCCAGCGGCGCGCTGATCGTGCTCGACGTCGATCGCCTGAAGCCGATCAATGACGCCTTCGGGCACGCTGCGGGCGATCAGGTGTTGAAGGCTGTGGTGTCGGCTTTGTTGAGCCAGGTGCGATCGTCCGACGTGATCGGGCGGCTGGGCGGCGACGAGTTCGCGCTGTTGCTGTGGAACCTGAGCGAGACCGATGCGAAGGCCAAGGCAGCCGCACTGGAGCAGGCCGTCGACCGGCTCAGCTTCACCTTTCGCGGTCGCACCATCACGGCCGGCGCGTCGGCAGGCGTCGCCATTCTCGGGCCGCATGCGGAAGCCGGCCGGGCGCTGGAAGAAGCCGACAGCGCGATGTATGTGCGCAAGGCACAGCGGCGGCACGAAACGTGATGCGATAAGCTGCGGCGAACCCTGATTTTGCGCGTATTGCTATCGCCAAACCGGTTCCGGCTATTGCGGAATACGCGCTACAGCCCGCTCAGATCGTCCGGCACGCTGCCGAATTTCCGGATCAATTGAGCGTCGCCGAATTCGCCGATCATGGGATCGCCGGTGCGGCTGAACGCGACCGCGCCGATCGAGCCCGCGACCCGCGACAAGGCTTCCGCGCGTCGCAACGCGCCCGACGAACTCTGGCATTCTTCCGCCGCACCCGCGACCGGCGAACCGGTGTCGTCCTGCAGGAAGGGCATCGCAACGTAATAGGTGACATCGGCCATCGGAGTCGCTCCGGCTTTGGTTGATCGCTCAGGCGGCGTCGCTGTTGGTGCGCGGCGCGCAGCCGCACGCGACCGCCGCCTGCAGTTCCTGCAATTCCGTTTCCAGGTATTCGTTCGCCATGATCAGCGCCTTGATCGTGCTGCGCAGGTTTCCGTCGCACATGGCTATCGCCTGGTCGCAGGCCTGTTCGTAACGATCGATGTCGGGCAGGGCAGCGGATTCGGACATGGCGAAATTCCCGGGCTGATTGAGGGGCAGTGGAATGTTCCTATTTTGTTCCTATCGAGTCAAGCTGCTCCTGAGGGGGCGGTTGCCGGTTTTCCACTGCGCCCTGCCCAGGACAGGGCGAGCCCGGCACCCCCAGCGGTGGCGCGGTTCGGAGGTCCGGGACGGGAACGAAAACAATATCCAGCGCTTAATGCCTATTCGTAAGGAGTGGGACGTATGGGCCTAGCCGAAATCAGAACACGCGTGGTGCTGATCGTCGAGGACGAGTTTCTGCTGAGAATGGACGCGACCGACATGGTCAGGGCAGCCGGGTTCGAAGTTCTCGAAGCCGCCAATGCCGACCAGGCCATCGAAATTCTCGAAACCCGCCCGGACATCACGGTCGTGTTTACCGACATCCAGATGCCCGGCTCGATGGACGGGTTGAAACTCGCTCGCGCGGTCAGGGGCCGCTGGCCGCCGATCAAGATCGTCGCCACCTCCGGCCACCACCATGTCGGGGAAAGCGATCTGCCCGAAGGCGGCCGGTTCCTGCCCAAGCCCTACAGCCCGAACCAGGTGACGGGCCTGCTGCGGGAGTTGATGGGCGGCGGGTGAATTTGAACGCCGTCGTTTCCGGCGAACGGCGCGTGTTCCGGAATACGTCGCGTTTTCCGGAATGACGGCCTACGCGATGATATCGGGCGTGATCTGGTCTTCGATGAACGCGATGCGGTCGCGCAGCTGCAGCTTGCGCTTCTTCAACCGCTGCAGCCGCAACAAATCCGGCGCGGGCGACTGATGCAGCGCGTCGATCGCCGCGTCGAGGTCGCGGTGTTCCTGCTGCAGCCGTGCGAGTTCGGTTTCGAGCTCGCGCTCATCTTCGTCGGTCATGGTGTACGTTAACTGAAAAACGCGATGAGGTTGCGAAAGGTTAGGGAAGCCGCTGGGAGAATATCCTCCTTGCCGGGCCCTCGCGCAAGCGGGCGCGGTTCCCTACTCACGATTGGTTACACATGGCTGCGAAATATGAGCGCAGGATTTTGATTTCCATCGACAGCTTCCCCGGCTCGTGTACACTTCCTTGTCCGGATCGAATCTGAGGTCTCATTCAACCGAGGAGGTTTCGTATGGCAATTCAGGCGCATCTCGTTGAACTTGAACGGAAACACAAAGTTCTTGAAAACGAATTGCATGAAGCTCTCGTACACCTTTCAACGGACGACCTGCGAATTGTCGAACTGAAGCGCCGGAAATTGATGGTCAAGGACGCGATCGAGCGGTTGAGGCATACCGCGGGCGAAACGCTGCACTAGCATCGCCGCCGCAGTCTCGGAATATCCCACCATTTATCTCAGGATGAGCGCGATAGCGCTCACCCCGGAGTTCTTCGGGAGCAGGTTGCTTTCGCGCGACATCGCCGAAGCCGCGCGGCAAGAGCTCATACCCCTGCCAGTTCACCGACATGGTCCGCGATCGCCAGCGATGATGTCAGCCCCGGCGACTCGATCCCGAACAGATTGATCAGCCCGGCGACGCCGTGATCCTGCGGGCCCTGGATCAGGAAATCCTGCGACGCCACCGCCGGCGGCACGATCTTCGGCCGGATTCCGGAATAGCTCGGCATCAGCGCGCCGTCCGGCAGCGTCGGCCAATACCGCCGGATCGCCGGGTAAAATCGTTCGGCCCGCGCCGGATCGACGGCGTAGTCGATAGCATCGACCCATTCCACGTCGGGACCGAACCGGGCCTGGCCGGCCATGTCGAGGGTGAGATGGACGCCGAGCCCGCCGGGCTCGGGCACTGGATAGATCAACCGCGAAAACGGCGCCCGCGCGCTGCAGCTGAAATAGTTTCCCTTGGCGAGATAGGCCGGCGGTATCAGGCCGATCGGCATGCCGTCAATGCTGCGCGCGACCGGGGAAGCGCCGAGCCCCGCGGCATTGACCAGCAGCCCGCATTCGAGACCGATCGGCGCGTCGCCGCCAGCGTCGAGTTCTATTCCACCCGCCGTCGCCCTGGCGCGCAGCAGCGGGGTGTGGAACGCGAACGCCGCGCCGGCATCCTCGGCGTCGCCGCGCAATGCCAGCATGTAGGCGTGGCTGTCGATGATGCCGGTGGAAGGCGAGAGCAGGGCGGCGTCGCAGTTCAGCGCCGGCTCCAAAGCGCGCGCGGCATCGCCCGAGAGGATTTGCATATCGGAGACGCCGTTGGCCTCGGCATGCGCCCGGATCGACTGCAGCTTTTCAGTCTCCTTCGGCGTGGTTGCGACGATCAGCTTGCCGCAATTGCGATGGGGAACGCCGTGCTCCCGGCAATATTCATAGAGCGCCCGCCGGCCGCTGACGCACATCCGCGCCATCAGGCTGCCGGCCGGATAGTAGATGCCGGCGTGGATCACCTCGCTGTTGCGCGAGGAGGTGACGGTGCCGATGCCTTCGGCGGCCTCCAGCACGATCACCTCGCGGCCCGCCTGCGCCAGCCGCCGCGCGACGGCGAGGCCGATGACCCCCGCCCCGATTACAACGCACTCAACCTTGTCCATTCGAAAATCTGATCCGCAAGTAGCCGGCCCGTCGACCCCGTGTGCGCCCTTGTGGACGGCCGCGCGTCCGGGATCAATCGCACCAGCCAATCATCGCCCGGTTGAGGGAATGTTCACAGGGAACCCGTTTAGTATCGGAATGCTTGCCCGGCCACGCCCCGTTAGTGAACGATTAATCATGTCAGGGCATTTGCCGTAATTTAAGTCACATTTTTGGGTTGTAAGGGTAGGCGTTTACCCGATCCAAACCCGTCAGGTTAGACACTCCGCCGCAGAAATCCGCGGGTGACTGATGGCTGACAAGAATTGGCAGGCAGGCGGCAAGATTCTGATTCCTGCGCGGGCCGTCGTTTGCGCAGCCGTCGCCGTTGTGCCGTCCGCATCCGCCTGGGCCGCATCCGGTGACTTTGCGCCGCCGAGCTACGTCGGCTCCGCCGATCCCAACATGATCTGGGAACTGCTGATCGGCGGCGTAGTCATCGCGTCTTTCCTTGGCGCGATCGCGCTGTGGGTGCATTCGGCGCTGCGCAAGGTCAAGCGAGCGCAGTTGCGCAGAAATGCCTTCGTCAGCTCCGCCCTCAACAACCTCAGCCAGGGTGTGATGATGACGAATGCGCAGAACCGCGTCGTATTCTGCAACGATCGCTTTCTCGAGATCTATGGGCTGACGCGTGCCGATATCCGAAAGGACATGACCGGGCGGGACTTGATCGAACTGAGGCGGCAGCGCGGGCAGATCAGCGTCAGCTTCGAGGAATTTGTCAGGCAGGCTCGCCAGCCGGATGGCCATGTCGCTGAACTGCCCAACGGACGGGCGGTCATCGCCAAACTGTTTCAGCTGCCGAACGGAGGGACGGTCGGAACCCACGAGGATTGCAGCGAGCAACGCAAGCTTTCGCGGCAGCTTGCTTCGACCAAGCAGTTCCTGGAATCGGTGCTCGACAATGTCCCGGTCTGCGTCGCCGCCAAGAATATCGACGACGGCCGCTACATCTTCGCCAACCGCGCGTTCGAACGGTTCTCGCGCTTTTCCCGCGACCACATCATCGGCAAGCGCGCCGATGAGATTTTCCGCCCCGAGACGACGGCAAGCATACAGGCGGCGGACCAGGCGGCGCTCAACTCGCCCGAAGGGCAGTTTCGCAGCGAATTCGCGGTCGAGCGCGGCTCGGAGAAGCGCACCCTCTCGAGCGTCCGCGTGGTCGCGCGCGACGACAAGAACCGCCCTGAATTCCTGATCGCGTTGTTCGACGACGTCACCGACCGCCGGTCGCTTTCCAAGGAGCTCGAGAACACCAAGAAATTCCTCGAACTGGTGGTCGACAACATTCCGGTGTCGCTGATCGTCGAGCGTGTCAGCGACGGGCGATATCTGCTGGCCAATCGCAGCGCCGAGACCATCCTCAACCGGCGGCGCGAGGACGCCACCGGATTGACGGCAGCCGATATCTTCAATCCGAGAGAAGCCAAGCTGATCATCGCGCGCGACGAGGCTGCGATCAGGAAGCGCGGCCTGCTCACCGAGGAACATCCGATTTCCACCAAGGACGGGCTGCGGCTGTTCCTGACCCGCCGCATGACGGTGCTCGACGATTCCGGCGAGCCGCAATACCTGATCAAGACCCATGAGGACGTCACCGACCGCCGCCAGACCGAGTCGCGGATGGCGCATATGGCGTATCATGACGGCCTGACCGACCTGCCGAACCGCGCCGCCTTCCTGCAGGCGCTGGCGCAGATGATCGAGGCCTGCGCAGGCACCGATGAGGAATTCGCGGTGCTGTCGGTCGACCTCGACGGCCTCAAGGAAATCAACGACGTGTTCGGCCATGCGGTCGGCGACAAGCTCTTGGTCGAAGTGGCGCGCCGGATCCAGGACTCGGCGCGCGGCGGGGTCGTCGCCCGGCTGTCCGGCGACGAGTTCGGAATGATCATCGACGGCAAGCAGCCGGTCGCCGGGATGCTGCTGGCCGAACAGCTTGCCGAAGCGCTGTCCAGCGAATTCCTGATCGACGGCAAATCGGTCCGCACCGGCTGCACCACCGGCATCTCGATCTTCCCGCATAACGGGGCGGACGCCGCTTCCCTGCTTGCCAATGCCGGTGCGGCGCTGTTCCGCGCCAAGGCGAAATCGCGCGGCTCGATCAGCATCTATGAGCCCGAGATGGACCAGCAGATCCGCGATCGCCGGGTGCTGCACCAGGATCTGTCTGTCGCGATCAGGAACGGCGAACTCTCGCTGCATTATCAGCCGCAGGCAATGGCGCACCAGACCGTCGCCGGCAGCAAGGTGACCGGCTTCGAGGCGCTGGCGCGCTGGATGCATCCGGTGCGCGGCTTCGTTTCGCCGGGCGACTTCATCCCGCTCGCGGAAGAAAGCGGGCTGATCGTCGAGATGGGCGAATGGATCCTGCGCGAGGCGTGCCGCGAGGCTGCCTCCTGGCCGATGCCGCTGCAGATCGCGGTCAACCTGTCGCCGGCGCAGTTCATGCATGGCGACGTGGTCGGCCTCGTGCACTCGATCCTGCTCGAAACCGGTCTCGCGCCGGGCCGGCTCGAACTGGAAATCACCGAGGGCGTGCTCATCGAGGATTTCGATCGCGGCCTGGCGCTGTTGCGGCGGCTGAAGGCGCTCGGCGTGCGGATTTCGATGGACGACTTCGGCAGCGGCTATTCCTCGCTGAGCTATCTGCAGGCGTTTCCGTTCGACAAGATCAAGATCGACCGCGATTTCGTCATCAATCTCGGGCGAAATCCGCAATCGGCCTCGATCGTGCGCGCCGTGATCGGTCTCGGCCACGGCCTCGAAATGTCGATTGTCGCCGAAGGCGTGGAAACCCAGGAACAGCTCGCTTTCCTCGCCGATTCGGGCTGCGACGCGGTGCAGGGCTATTTCCTGGGCAGGCCCGCGCCGATCGGCCAGTATGGGGCGCTGGTCGGCCGCAATCCTGGCGATACGATGGAGCCCGCGCGCAAGGCCGGCTAGAGCTTCTGTTCCGATTGAATCGGAACCGAGGCGCGATCTTGTCGTTGACGCATTTTCTTTATGCAAACCGGTATCCATCCCGCATCAAGTGCGGGACAGGCTCCGCCTGAAAACGCTATAGCTTGCGCATGGCGGACTACGATCTTGCTGTCATCGGCGGGGGTTTGAACGGCGTCAGCATCGCGCGCGACGCCGCCGGACGCGGCTTGCGGGTGATCCTGCTGGAGCAGGGCGACCTTGGTGCCGGCGCATCCCAAGCCTCGCCGCGGCTGATCCATGGCGATCTGTCGGTGCTGGAGCGCCGGGCGTTCTTTCGCGTGCGGGCGGCGCTGAAGGAGCGCGACACTTGGCTGCGGACCGCACCGCATCTGGTGCGCCCGACCCGCTTCGTGATCCCCGCCCATTCCGACGGGCGTCAGCCCTGGGTGCTGCGGGCGTGGCTCTTGCTCTACGACCGCCTTGCCTCGCGCCCGCGCCTGCCGGCGTCGGCGACGATCGATATCACCCACCATCCGTACGGCAACGCGCTGCAGCGGCCGATCGGCACCGCGTTCGAATATTCCGACTGTATGGTCGACGATTCCCGGCTGGTGGTCCTCAACGCCGTCGATGCCGCGGAGCGCGGCGCCGTGATCCGCACCGGCGCGCGCTGCGTCCGCGCCGACCGGCTCGATATCTGGCGGCTGGCGGTGATCGATCGCGGCCACCGCCAGGTGATCACGGCGCGCGCCCTGGTCAACGCATCGGGCGCCTGGACCGCATCAGTGGCGGAAACCGTGTTGCGCATGCCGCCGCCTCGCGTCGGCACGGTCCAGATCAGCCAGATCGTGGTCAGGCGGTTGTTCGATACCGACAATGTCTATGTTTTCCAGAACAGCGACCGGCGGCTGATCTTCGCAAGCCCCTATGAACGCGATTTCACGCTGATCGGCACCGTCGGCCACGCCTTCACGGGTGACCCGGCGATCGTGTCGATGGCCGCGAGCGATGTCGCCTATCTCTGCGACGCCGCCAACCGCTATTTCCGCGAGCGGCTCGAACTGGTCGATGTGATCAGGACCCTGTCCGGCGCCAACCTGGTGGCGGGCCCGGGGCGCGATGGCGCGATGCTGTTCGGCCGCCCGCGCGGCAAGGCGCCGCTGGTGACGATCTTCGGCGGCGACGTCACGACCTCGCGGCTGCGCGCGGAGCGAGCGGTCTCAAAGCTCACGCCGTTCTATCCGATGTCGCCGCGATGGACCGCGAAGACCCCGCTGCCGGGCGGCGACTCTGCCTGGGAGCGGTTCGACGCCGAGGTCGATGCGGCCGTGGAGCGCTGGCGGTTTCTGTCCGAGCCGCAGGCCCGGCGCCTGGTCGCCGCCTATGGCTCGCGCCTCAACATGGTCCTCGGCGACGCCAGGGAGCGGGTCGATCTCGGTCCGGCCTTCGGGCCGGAACTGACGGCGGCCGAGGTGCGCTATCTCATGGCCAAGGAATGGGCGCGCTTCCCGGATGACATTCTGTGGCGGCGCTCGAAACTCGGCCTCACCATGCCGTCGGCGGATCGCGACGCGCTGGCGGCGTTCATGGCCGCCAAGGGATCGTGCAAGGCATCGTGAATTCCGCTGGCGCCGTTCCAGGCTGCAAGCATGCAATCGACGCCATTACGATAAAATGCCGCAGCGCGGTCGGACCCGGTCGTCAGCGGGAGGTCATAGCTGTCCCGGTTCATTTCCACTCCACCGAAGGCTGGAATGTACTGCAGCACGAGACCGGCTGACTGTGAACCCCCGATGAGTCGACGCGAGCGGTAGCGGTTGCCAAGAGCCGGTTGAGACGTGCCCTCATTCAAGTTGCCGCCTCTGTTCTCAAGGCTTGTAGGCGGCGTCCCTTTTCCATCCGTCGAAACCGGTTTGCAGTACGAGGACATTGTCGCGTCCCGCAACGCGCAGCGCGAATGCGGCCTGGGCGGAGAGGCTGCCGGTGTTGCAGAACAGAATGACTTTCTTGTCTTTTGGTATCTCACTGATGCGGCTGAGCACCTCGCGCCATTCGATATTGCGCGCGCCCGGGATCGAGCCTGCGGCGAATTGCGCCGCATCTCGCGTGTCGATGAACACAACGCTATCGAAAATTTCCTTCGAAAGCTGCTGCGGCACAATGATGCCCGCCTCATAGGGAGCGAACTCCATGTAATCCTGCATGGCCTTGACGGCCGGGCTCTCGGCAAGAGCCGGACTGAACAGAAGTGTCGCGCCCAGCAGGGCTGCCGACAGGCGGCTTGCGAAGGTCATAACACTCGCTCCTTGTTCCAATAATCCTGGTTCACGCCATCGTTTTCGCGCGGTGTGGCGTCAACGGCACCTGTTCAGTGTCGCCTTGTTCAGGCCACAGCTTCGATCGGCAAGCCCGCGGCCTTCCATTCGGGATAACCATCCTCAAGCCGACGGACGAGATAGCCTCGTGCGCGCAGCGCCGCGACCGCCTCGAACGAGAGAACGCAATAAGGACCGCGGCAATAGGCAATGACCTCGCGGTTCGCCGGAAGCTCACTCAACTTCTGTTCCAGCTTGCCAAGCGGGATATTCAACGCGCCGGGAAGATGCCCAAGCGCAAACTCGTCCTCGGGACGTACGTCGAGGACGGTGACAAGGCCATCGCGCAGCCGGGAGACCAAATCCTCTCTCGACACAGCCTCCAGCGCGTCGCGAGCACGGAAGTAGTCGGTCATGATGCGACTGACCTCGGCCACGTTGCGCTCGCCGACACGCCCGAGCGCCCGCATCAGGTCCACCACCTCATGGTCGCCGGCGAGCCGGTACAGCACGTGCTTGCCGCGACGCTCGGTATCGACGAGGCGCGCGCGCCGAAGGATCTGCAGGTGCCGCGAGGTGTTGGCGAAGCTCAGATTGGCCCGCGCGGAAAGCTCTTCAACGCTGCGCATGCCCTGGGCGATGTGCTCCAGCAGCTCCAGCCGGTGAGGGTGGCCGAGCGCCTGCGCCACTTCCGCCAAGCCGGTAAGGATCGCTTGTTTAGGTCCAACGCTTGACACGGCTTCCCCTCAGTGAAACATTCACCAGAATGATTGAATGTATTTACCCCGGGGAATTCAGGAGCGCAAGCCATGATCGTCCGTCAATTCCTGCACCATGAGCCCGTCGGCATCTCCTATCTGTTCGGCTGCGGCGGACGCGCGGCCGGTGCGGTCGTCGATCCCGTCGGCGAGATCGAGCCTTATCTGCGTGCCGCAGAGACCGCCGGCATGCGTATCCACTTCGTCATCGACACCCACGTTCATGCCGACCATCTCTCGGTGGGGCGGCAGCTCGCCGAGGCGGCCGGCGCGGAATATGTGCTCGGCGCGCGCGCGGAAGTCTCGTTTCCGTTCAGGGCGGCGCGCGACGGAGAGGAGCTTCCGCTCGGCAACGTCATCGCGAAAGTGTTGCACACCCCGGGCCACACCCCGGAACACATCTGTATTCTCGTGAGCGATCGCACCCGGGCCGACGAGCCCTGGTTCGTGCTGACCGGACACACTTTG
The genomic region above belongs to Bradyrhizobium sediminis and contains:
- a CDS encoding GGDEF domain-containing protein, which produces MKKKTRATAAGPAKRGKGSLAGRKAAPKRTRAAKVPASLPRLSAAPDDARLTIRRLRAQLAKALARIEELQASADIDFLLDIPNRRGFERELHRSIAYIKRYHASGALIVLDVDRLKPINDAFGHAAGDQVLKAVVSALLSQVRSSDVIGRLGGDEFALLLWNLSETDAKAKAAALEQAVDRLSFTFRGRTITAGASAGVAILGPHAEAGRALEEADSAMYVRKAQRRHET
- a CDS encoding response regulator, whose translation is MGLAEIRTRVVLIVEDEFLLRMDATDMVRAAGFEVLEAANADQAIEILETRPDITVVFTDIQMPGSMDGLKLARAVRGRWPPIKIVATSGHHHVGESDLPEGGRFLPKPYSPNQVTGLLRELMGGG
- a CDS encoding YdcH family protein → MTDEDERELETELARLQQEHRDLDAAIDALHQSPAPDLLRLQRLKKRKLQLRDRIAFIEDQITPDIIA
- a CDS encoding YdcH family protein encodes the protein MAIQAHLVELERKHKVLENELHEALVHLSTDDLRIVELKRRKLMVKDAIERLRHTAGETLH
- a CDS encoding NAD(P)/FAD-dependent oxidoreductase, giving the protein MDKVECVVIGAGVIGLAVARRLAQAGREVIVLEAAEGIGTVTSSRNSEVIHAGIYYPAGSLMARMCVSGRRALYEYCREHGVPHRNCGKLIVATTPKETEKLQSIRAHAEANGVSDMQILSGDAARALEPALNCDAALLSPSTGIIDSHAYMLALRGDAEDAGAAFAFHTPLLRARATAGGIELDAGGDAPIGLECGLLVNAAGLGASPVARSIDGMPIGLIPPAYLAKGNYFSCSARAPFSRLIYPVPEPGGLGVHLTLDMAGQARFGPDVEWVDAIDYAVDPARAERFYPAIRRYWPTLPDGALMPSYSGIRPKIVPPAVASQDFLIQGPQDHGVAGLINLFGIESPGLTSSLAIADHVGELAGV
- a CDS encoding sensor domain-containing protein, which produces MADKNWQAGGKILIPARAVVCAAVAVVPSASAWAASGDFAPPSYVGSADPNMIWELLIGGVVIASFLGAIALWVHSALRKVKRAQLRRNAFVSSALNNLSQGVMMTNAQNRVVFCNDRFLEIYGLTRADIRKDMTGRDLIELRRQRGQISVSFEEFVRQARQPDGHVAELPNGRAVIAKLFQLPNGGTVGTHEDCSEQRKLSRQLASTKQFLESVLDNVPVCVAAKNIDDGRYIFANRAFERFSRFSRDHIIGKRADEIFRPETTASIQAADQAALNSPEGQFRSEFAVERGSEKRTLSSVRVVARDDKNRPEFLIALFDDVTDRRSLSKELENTKKFLELVVDNIPVSLIVERVSDGRYLLANRSAETILNRRREDATGLTAADIFNPREAKLIIARDEAAIRKRGLLTEEHPISTKDGLRLFLTRRMTVLDDSGEPQYLIKTHEDVTDRRQTESRMAHMAYHDGLTDLPNRAAFLQALAQMIEACAGTDEEFAVLSVDLDGLKEINDVFGHAVGDKLLVEVARRIQDSARGGVVARLSGDEFGMIIDGKQPVAGMLLAEQLAEALSSEFLIDGKSVRTGCTTGISIFPHNGADAASLLANAGAALFRAKAKSRGSISIYEPEMDQQIRDRRVLHQDLSVAIRNGELSLHYQPQAMAHQTVAGSKVTGFEALARWMHPVRGFVSPGDFIPLAEESGLIVEMGEWILREACREAASWPMPLQIAVNLSPAQFMHGDVVGLVHSILLETGLAPGRLELEITEGVLIEDFDRGLALLRRLKALGVRISMDDFGSGYSSLSYLQAFPFDKIKIDRDFVINLGRNPQSASIVRAVIGLGHGLEMSIVAEGVETQEQLAFLADSGCDAVQGYFLGRPAPIGQYGALVGRNPGDTMEPARKAG
- a CDS encoding glycerol-3-phosphate dehydrogenase — protein: MADYDLAVIGGGLNGVSIARDAAGRGLRVILLEQGDLGAGASQASPRLIHGDLSVLERRAFFRVRAALKERDTWLRTAPHLVRPTRFVIPAHSDGRQPWVLRAWLLLYDRLASRPRLPASATIDITHHPYGNALQRPIGTAFEYSDCMVDDSRLVVLNAVDAAERGAVIRTGARCVRADRLDIWRLAVIDRGHRQVITARALVNASGAWTASVAETVLRMPPPRVGTVQISQIVVRRLFDTDNVYVFQNSDRRLIFASPYERDFTLIGTVGHAFTGDPAIVSMAASDVAYLCDAANRYFRERLELVDVIRTLSGANLVAGPGRDGAMLFGRPRGKAPLVTIFGGDVTTSRLRAERAVSKLTPFYPMSPRWTAKTPLPGGDSAWERFDAEVDAAVERWRFLSEPQARRLVAAYGSRLNMVLGDARERVDLGPAFGPELTAAEVRYLMAKEWARFPDDILWRRSKLGLTMPSADRDALAAFMAAKGSCKAS
- a CDS encoding rhodanese-like domain-containing protein yields the protein MTFASRLSAALLGATLLFSPALAESPAVKAMQDYMEFAPYEAGIIVPQQLSKEIFDSVVFIDTRDAAQFAAGSIPGARNIEWREVLSRISEIPKDKKVILFCNTGSLSAQAAFALRVAGRDNVLVLQTGFDGWKRDAAYKP
- a CDS encoding ArsR/SmtB family transcription factor; the protein is MSSVGPKQAILTGLAEVAQALGHPHRLELLEHIAQGMRSVEELSARANLSFANTSRHLQILRRARLVDTERRGKHVLYRLAGDHEVVDLMRALGRVGERNVAEVSRIMTDYFRARDALEAVSREDLVSRLRDGLVTVLDVRPEDEFALGHLPGALNIPLGKLEQKLSELPANREVIAYCRGPYCVLSFEAVAALRARGYLVRRLEDGYPEWKAAGLPIEAVA
- a CDS encoding MBL fold metallo-hydrolase, with the translated sequence MIVRQFLHHEPVGISYLFGCGGRAAGAVVDPVGEIEPYLRAAETAGMRIHFVIDTHVHADHLSVGRQLAEAAGAEYVLGARAEVSFPFRAARDGEELPLGNVIAKVLHTPGHTPEHICILVSDRTRADEPWFVLTGHTLMVGDLGRTELAVSAEQGAKDLFHSVGRLKALPDYVEVLPGAYAGSVCGRRLSGKPWSTIGFERRYNEAFRIGEQAEFIRFMLAEIPPAPPEAAALRAANSGATAVAA